In Asterias rubens chromosome 10, eAstRub1.3, whole genome shotgun sequence, the following proteins share a genomic window:
- the LOC117295775 gene encoding F-box only protein 33-like: MDPINWNQLPDTAVINIYSYLLRKDRAQASSTCKRWRDCYFHPSFWRSMEITLSIKVGCEPARSILEKCGKFVRELTVTVRLPDHGISCGWRYNEALDSIPSSTSSEDKSYEMRPDDLPKYKALYQEIPKTLDGLKGNQGLEKLIFVLFPQNEDCKCTLSPDEELDSKITKSLMTVVLGTTKLKYLALGHGVSASVQPQFLKELAEKFAKRLQVLHLPTFQGIPEVLPPTDDTTLLANLPQFKTLSVLTLNMSFITDQLLQKISTIEPSSLRQLNMITGLGNDAIAWSTDASWGKLSRLCPDVQVTASVVVSDDCTLDDLTDKLLPSIPLTSLRILVCYPSSLTPELLDTVAKNYRSVLKKLELHSDRAVPLFGDNTEEDPLVMLSWNCKKLKHLVVSGYKVLACDMEAVALLRGPSLAVFKVDLICHNCDEFDEETPTSYDSPCTESVASVTLHFEEKIRGISSSLKRPWRPVERIRMTRQKFLSHDLYLGIDL, from the exons ATGGACCCCATCAACTGGAACCAACTCCCGGACACAGCTGTTATCAACATCTACTCTTATCTGCTTCGCAAAGACAGAGCCCAAGCATCTTCAACATGCAAACGCTGGCGAGATTGTTACTTCCACCCATCTTTCTGGCGCAGCATGGAGATAACACTGTCCATCAAAGTTGGATGTGAACCAGCCCGGTCGATTCTCGAAAAATGCGGCAAATTTGTCCGTGAATTGACGGTGACAGTCCGTCTGCCAGATCATGGGATTAGCTGCGGCTGGCGTTACAACGAGGCACTAGATAGCATCCCCTCATCCACTTCCTCAGAGGACAAATCCTATGAAATGCGACCGGACGACTTGCCAAAGTACAAGGCGCTATACCAAGAGATCCCAAAGACTCTGGATGGTCTTAAAGGAAATCAAGGATTAGAGAAACtgatttttgttctgttcccaCAGAATGAGGATTGCAAATGTACACTGTCCCCGGATGAAGAGCTTGATTCTAA gATAACAAAAAGCCTAATGACTGTCGTCTTAGGGACAACAAAGCTCAAGTACCTCGCACTAGGGCATGGAGTCAGTGCTTCCGTCCAACCACAGTTCCTGAAAGAGCTCGCTGAGAAGTTTGCCAAACGGCTTCAGGTCCTCCACCTACCAACATTCCAGGGTATTCCAGAAGTCTTGCCACCAACAGATGATACCACCCTCTTGGCCAATCTGCCTCAGTTTAAGACCTTGTCCGTCCTAACCCTAAACATGTCCTTCATCACAGACCAGCTACTGCAGAAGATCTCAACTATCGAGCCCTCCAGTCTCCGACAACTTAACATGATCACTGGTCTCGGCAACGACGCCATCGCATGGTCCACTGACGCATCCTGGGGAAAGCTGTCGCGTCTTTGCCCGGACGTTCAAGTCACCGCATCCGTGGTCGTTTCCGACGATTGTACATTGGACGACCTCACCGACAAACTTTTACCGAGCATTCCGCTAACGTCACTTAGAATTCTAGTGTGCTATCCCAGCTCCCTGACGCCAGAGTTGCTCGACACGGTTGCCAAGAATTATCGTTCCGTGCTGAAAAAACTGGAGCTGCATTCTGACAGAGCGGTTCCGTTGTTTGGTGACAATACAGAAGAAGATCCGCTGGTGATGCTGAGCTGGAATTGCAAGAAGTTGAAACATCTCGTTGTCTCAG GATATAAAGTTTTGGCCTGTGATATGGAGGCAGTAGCTCTACTTCGAGGACCAAGTCTAGCCGTCTTTAAGGTTGACCTCATCTGTCACAACTGTGATGAATTCGACGAAGAAACGCCTACCTCTTACGATAGTCCGTGTACGGAGAGCGTGGCCAGCGTCACCCTCCACTTTGAAGAAAAGATACGAGGCATTAGTAGTAGTTTGAAGCGACCTTGGAGACCCGTGGAGAGGATACGCATGACAAGACAGAAATTCCTCTCGCATGATCTGTATCTCGGTATTGATCTTTGA
- the LOC117295244 gene encoding protein spinster homolog 3-like → MGQFCCKKSGYRAREDSDVSDVNVPTVSTPKAVLSLLIIFAVYVGVQVVSLAYPVLFPAGLRCYQNYTSTCDMNIKSKNGCQVDCIEFTDTQQGILTGLTLTAVYLIAGIPLAKATGVGSRVPVLAIGQLILTGMAILTAFSSRFFIILLARLGAGLSEAACTPAAYSLISDYFVVMNHAKALSVYHFATNIGVAAAFSLGFLNFYVCWRWVFLSLAIAGGCVFLLVIFFLREPPYDSSDSLMSSQDLYTITEVFQRLIRNRPYVYLCLASSMRNVSTYALWAWLPTFYSKVLSIPSEEYGVNIALVVLFGGGCGCAIGGILTDRISRRHKQNKTYVIAISHLTAASLMIGTLLTLSPSVSFGLLFLYCLVAEMAPGPASSIVQDLFSANLRSSAFAAYVAIGSIVGSAVGPILVPAITSLHLSWHACDQGVGVALAIVVPSFYLLSSLLFIITGFLMPTEEALNEETIYLKYETSEVDAESEAERETLFYGSLSI, encoded by the exons ATGGGTCAGTTTTGCTGTAAGAAGTCAGGGTACCGGGCGAGGGAGGACAGCGATGTCAGTGATGTCAATGTACCGACAGTCTCAACACCAAAGGCCGTACTGTCTCTGTTGATTATCTTCGCTGTTTACGTAGGGGTGCAAGTCGTTAGCCTTGCGTACCCCGTTCTTTTTCCAGCAG GTCTTAGATGCTACCAGAACTACACAAGCACCTGTGATATGAACATCAAGTCTAAGAATGGTTGCCAGGTAGATTGCATAGAATTCACTGATACTCAG caAGGTATCTTAACAGGTTTGACTCTCACCGCTGTCTACCTCATTGCTGGTATCCCGTTAGCTAAGGCTACCGGGGTTGGTTCCCGTGTTCCGGTTCTGGCAATCGGGCAACTCATCCTGACGGGAATGGCGATATTGACCGCTTTCAGCAGTCGgttctttattattttgttggcgAGGCTTGGTGCTGGCCTTAGCGAG GCTGCATGTACCCCGGCTGCTTACTCCCTTATTTCAGACTACTTTGTTGTCATGAATCACGCTAAAGCGTTGTCCGTTTACCACTTTGCCACAAATATAG GGGTAGCGGCAGCCTTCAGCCTTGGCTTCTTAAACTTCTATGTATGTTGGAGATGGGTGTTTCTTAGCTTAGCTATCGCTGGAGGGTGTGTCTTTCTTCTGGTCATCTTCTTCCTCCGAGAGCCGCCGTACGATTCTTCAGATTCCTTAATGAGCAGTCAGGATTTATACACGATTACG GAAGTATTTCAGCGACTCATAAGGAACAGACCCTACGTATACCTTTGTTTAGCTTCATCAATGCGTAACGTCTCAACGTACGCGCTCTGGGCGTGGCTGCCCACTTTCTACTCCAAGGTTCTGTCTATACCATCGGAGGAATACGGTGTGAATATCGCCCTCGTTGTTCTATTCGGGGGAGGTTGTGGCTGTGCAATAGGGGGCATCTTAACCGACAG GATATCAAGGCggcataaacaaaacaagaccTACGTGATAGCAATCAGTCATCTCACTGCAGCTTCGCTGATGATCGGAACGTTGTTGACGCTATCACCATCAGTCTCATTTGGTTTACTCTTTCTCTACTGTCTGGTCGCTGAGATGGCCCCTGGTCCAGCCTCTAGTATTGTCCAG GATCTGTTTTCAGCGAATCTACGATCGAGTGCCTTTGCTGCATATGTTGCCATCGGTAGCATTGTAGGTAGTGCAGTGGGACCAATATTG GTCCCGGCCATCACATCCCTCCATCTCTCATGGCATGCATGCGACCAGGGAGTGGGCGTGGCCCTAGCCATCGTCGTACCCTCCTTCTACCTCCTCTCCAGCCTCCTCTTCATCATCACTGGCTTCCTGATGCCCACGGAGGAGGCCCTCAACGAAGAGACGATCTACCTGAAGTACGAGACGAGTGAGGTTGACGCCGAAAGCGAGGCAGAGAGGGAAACGCTCTTTTATGGATCGCTGTCCATCTGA